In the genome of Raphanus sativus cultivar WK10039 chromosome 4, ASM80110v3, whole genome shotgun sequence, one region contains:
- the LOC108853067 gene encoding F-box/kelch-repeat protein At1g64840-like: MVEQSENMAPRKKKRPFPSSSSNMAEPPQTEKKASSSSSSSSMTPDWTQLPEELLHIITEKLDNCFNVIHARSVCTSWRSTFPFPHSLLRPSYSLPAFGDFPYVSKGSCTLEKVPLFLFRVQTPAASPSEYFLGGVGRDESVDYMELQYPIQFSVKIPGYEPNVLNIRNSQVFPLGHQYRIMGWDPESWSTKYGGVAFLPLNKEGGEFVLLLNYSMDLLVLRSSEMRWMQLKETSRAQCCHIVAFRGRFYATFVSGDLFIYDPYTLKRTPFAPSPPLRSSKYLVQAGDDELLLVEKFNPFPDAEILDFNRFTCRVSRLDNEADKWVEITDLGDRVLFIRDSGNVCCSAKNLPDGCGVSGNSIVFTNTGYMTYAYKYGVHTGREDDELNIWRFSRENRVTIVNTSPMVAFQVQPETRYRTLDN; the protein is encoded by the exons ATGGTTGAGCAATCAGAAAACATGGCGCCGAGAAAGAAGAAACGG CCGTTTCCGTCTTCATCATCAAACATGGCAGAACCACCTCAAACCGAAAAGAaggcatcatcatcatcatcatcatcatcaatgaCGCCAGACTGGACTCAGCTCCCTGAAGAGCTACTTCACATTATCACGGAGAAACTAGACAACTGTTTCAACGTGATCCATGCTCGGTCTGTTTGCACCTCATGGCGATCCACATTTCCCTTTCCTCATTCCCTGTTACGTCCAAGCTACTCTTTACCGGCGTTTGGCGATTTCCCTTACGTTAGCAAAGGCTCGTGCACTCTCGAGAAGGTCCCTCTGTTTCTCTTCAGAGTCCAAACCCCTGCTGCTTCACCATCAGAGTATTTCTTGGGAGGAGTAGGCCGAGATGAGTCTGTGGATTATATGGAGCTTCAGTATCCTATCCAATTCTCGGTTAAGATCCCAGGATATGAACCAAACGTGCTGAACATACGCAACAGCCAGGTCTTCCCTCTGGGTCACCAGTACAGAATCATGGGTTGGGATCCTGAATCGTGGTCAACGAAGTACGGAGGCGTGGCTTTTCTTCCGCTAAACAAGGAGGGAGGAGAGTTTGTACTTCTCCTCAATTACTCTATGGATCTGTTAGTGTTGAGAAGTTCTGAGATGAGGTGGATGCAGCTTAAGGAAACCTCACGTGCTCAATGCTGCCACATAGTCGCTTTCAGAGGAAGATTCTATGCGACCTTTGTCAGCGGGGACCTCTTCATTTACGATCCTTATACGCTGAAACGGACTCCCTTCGCACCGTCGCCGCCTCTGAGGTCAAGCAAATACCTGGTTCAAGCCGGTGACGATGAGCTTTTACTCGTTGAGAAGTTCAACCCGTTTCCTGATGCTGAGATACTTGATTTTAACCGGTTCACTTGTAGAGTGAGCAGGCTAGACAATGAAGCTGATAAATGGGTTGAGATCACCGATTTGGGAGACCGTGTGTTGTTTATTAGAGACTCTGGAAATGTTTGCTGCTCGGCTAAGAATCTTCCCGATGGATGTGGTGTGAGCGGGAACTCGATTGTGTTCACCAACACGGGCTATATGACATACGCCTACAAATACGGGGTACATACGGGAAGGGAAGATGACGAGCTCAATATTTGGAGATTCTCAAGAGAGAATCGTGTGACAATCGTCAACACATCCCCTATGGTGGCTTTCCAGGTTCAGCCTGAAACCAGATATCGTACTTTGGATAACTGA
- the LOC108849769 gene encoding F-box/kelch-repeat protein At1g64840 — MAPRKKSPNMVWVVKSKQPAKTTEPATDKKTSSVSSLLSDSVSKLHLSSSEDHTSPPDWSTLPEELLHIISSKLEDRFDFIHARSVCRPWRSIFPYPSSSLRTTYSLPSFRKFPRRVSGAFCTLERFPVFLFRLLSPHNTPPSQFFVGGVRPDNQTPRSDPTLLNIADHQIIPLGHMCRMVGYDPNSLETSYRGVAFLEVNEENGEFVVLIGYAHDILALRSTEMRWSRVDDCSRADCSDIVTFRGKFYAVFINGDVFAIDPYTLKTTPLRPPNIPGCGRCNYLVPYGDDDDELYLVERIIVRNQVLSFTKLTCRVSVLDVEAGEWVVVSDLGDRVLLVGKPGNSSGNGSCSAKELPEGCGVSGGSMLFINEIFDETFPYKYGVDTGNPGDDLNVWRCSRETRVSILNKSPMVALRIERAEL, encoded by the exons ATGGCACCGAGAAAGAAGTCACCAAACATGGTTTGG GTTGTCAAATCGAAACAACCAGCGAAAACGACAGAACCCGCAACGGACAAGAAGACATCATCAGTCTCGTCTCTTCTCTCAGATAGT gTATCGAAACTGCATCTGTCTTCTTCGGAAGACCACACATCACCACCCGACTGGTCCACTCTCCCCGAGGAGCTACTCCACATCATCTCCTCGAAGCTAGAAGACCGTTTCGATTTCATCCACGCCCGCTCCGTTTGCCGCCCCTGGCGATCCATCTTCCCCTACCCTTCTTCCTCCCTACGCACAACCTATTCTCTTCCTTCCTTCCGCAAGTTCCCTCGCAGAGTAAGTGGAGCCTTCTGCACCCTCGAGAGGTTCCCCGTCTTCCTCTTCAGACTCCTGTCTCCCCACAACACACCCCCTTCTCAGTTCTTCGTCGGAGGAGTAAGACCAGATAACCAGACCCCAAGATCTGATCCAACCTTGTTGAACATTGCTGACCATCAGATCATCCCTCTGGGACACATGTGCAGAATGGTCGGTTACGATCCAAACTCATTGGAAACAAGCTACAGAGGTGTGGCTTTTCTTGAGGTAAACGAGGAGAACGGAGAGTTCGTTGTTCTCATCGGCTACGCTCATGATATATTGGCGCTGAGAAGCACTGAGATGAGGTGGAGTCGGGTTGACGACTGCTCGAGAGCTGACTGCAGTGATATAGTCACTTTCAGAGGAAAATTCTACGCAGTCTTCATCAACGGGGACGTATTCGCCATCGATCCGTATACTCTGAAAACCACTCCTCTGAGGCCACCGAATATTCCGGGATGCGGGAGATGCAATTACCTCGTCCCGTACGGTGACGACGACGACGAGCTTTACCTTGTCGAGAGAATCATCGTTCGTAACCAAGTGTTGAGTTTCACAAAGCTGACGTGTAGAGTTAGCGTGCTGGATGTGGAGGCTGGTGAGTGGGTGGTGGTGAGTGATTTGGGAGACCGTGTGCTGTTGGTTGGAAAACCGGGGAACAGCTCTGGGAACGGGTCGTGCTCGGCGAAGGAGCTTCCTGAGGGTTGTGGTGTGAGTGGGGGCTCGATGTTGTTCATCAATGAGATATTCGATGAGACTTTTCCTTATAAGTATGGAGTGGATACGGGGAACCCTGGAGACGACTTGAATGTTTGGAGATGTTCGAGAGAGACTCGTGTGTCGATCCTCAACAAGTCTCCGATGGTTGCTCTCCGGATCGAGCGCGCTGAGCTGTGA
- the LOC108852802 gene encoding F-box/kelch-repeat protein At1g64840-like isoform X3: MAPRKKKTPTMVWVVKSKQTLKMTEPATSSSSLLSDSVSKLSLSPSENTVSVPDWSLLPEELLHIISKKLDDCFDVVHARSVCTLWRSIFPFPSYLSRPSYPLPTLDDHEGSWSLEKIPLFLFRPRALAAEYFLGGIRRYKEPEELPSTIQCSVKVEIPGSSDPRLMNMLDCQILPLGHQYRMIGCNAKECRGVAVLPLNKEGGDFVVLLNYTKVLWVFTSAEMKWMQLERLSDAMCCDLVTFRGRFYAIFLNGDIFSFDPHFLGLTSLKPLELPNCGSCNDLVRSSDDELFLVEKIIPRYTGRLRLGRLTLRVCRLDVEAGQWVVVTDIGDRVFVIGDLGNVSCSAKEFPDGCGVSGNSILYTHKPWN, from the exons ATGGCACCGAGAAAGAAGAAGACACCAACCATGGTTTGG GTTGTGAAATCGAAGCAAACACTGAAAATGACAGAACCTGCGACATCATCCTCGTCTCTTCTATCAGATAGT GTTTCAAAGCTGTCTCTGTCTCCATCAGAGAACACAGTGTCCGTACCAGACTGGTCTCTTCTCCCTGAAGAGCTACTACACATTATCTCCAAGAAACTTGATGACTGTTTCGATGTTGTTCATGCTCGCTCCGTTTGCACCTTGTGGCGTTCCATCTTTCCCTTTCCTTCTTACCTATCACGCCCAAGTTACCCTCTTCCAACGCTCGATGATCACGAAGGCTCGTGGAGCCTCGAGAAGATCCCTTTGTTCCTCTTTAGACCCCGAGCTCTTGCTGCTGAGTATTTCTTGGGAGGGATAAGGCGATATAAGGAGCCAGAGGAGCTTCCATCTACTATCCAATGCTCAGTGAAAGTGGAGATTCCAGGATCATCTGATCCAAGGTTGATGAACATGCTCGACTGCCAGATCCTCCCTCTTGGCCATCAGTACAGAATGATTGGTTGCAATGCTAAAGAGTGCAGAGGTGTGGCTGTTCTCCCGCTAAACAAGGAGGGAGGAGATTTTGTTGTTCTCCTTAACTACACTAAAGTTTTGTGGGTGTTTACAAGCGCTGAAATGAAGTGGATGCAGCTCGAGAGACTCTCGGATGCCATGTGCTGTGATTTAGTCACTTTCAGAGGCAGGTTTTATGCAATCTTTCTCAACGGCGACATTTTCTCTTTCGATCCTCATTTCCTGGGACTGACCTCTCTGAAGCCCCTGGAGCTACCGAACTGTGGTTCATGCAATGATCTGGTTCGGTCCAGTGATGATGAGCTTTTCCTGGTTGAGAAAATCATCCCTCGGTATACCGGTAGATTACGCTTAGGTCGGTTAACATTAAGAGTGTGTAGGCTAGATGTGGAGGCTGGTCAGTGGGTGGTGGTCACGGATATTGGAGACCGTGTGTTTGTTATTGGAGACTTGGGGAATGTCTCGTGCTCGGCTAAAGAGTTTCCTGATGGTTGTGGTGTGAGTGGGAACTCCATTTTGTATACTCATAAGCCGTGGAATTAA